One window of the Crassaminicella thermophila genome contains the following:
- a CDS encoding protein-glutamate methylesterase/protein-glutamine glutaminase — protein sequence MRKINVLVVDDSAFMRKVITDLINLDDELNVIDTARNGEEAVKKIKDLSPDIVTMDVEMPIMDGITALKIIMKQSPLPVVMLSSLTKEGADATLNALELGAVDFITKPKNIFKMNNDDIKKQLIEKIKMASKVNVNLNNINNFNDVKRISSFNVVSRENSQIKKIVAIGTSTGGPRALQHVIPYLPKNIAASILIVQHMPAGFTKSLADRLNNLSQINVKEAEDNEILLPGYAYIAPGGYHLKIIKTANKHKIKLTKDTPVSGHRPSVDVMMNSLAQLKLNNLIGVIMTGMGSDGAEGMKNIKLQNGYTIAQDEETCVVYGMPKSAIKLGCIDEVVPIQDIAATITKIVGV from the coding sequence ATGAGAAAGATAAACGTTTTAGTAGTTGATGATTCTGCTTTTATGCGAAAAGTAATTACAGATTTAATTAATTTAGATGACGAATTGAATGTTATTGATACAGCTAGAAATGGAGAAGAAGCTGTTAAAAAAATAAAAGATTTATCTCCAGATATAGTAACTATGGATGTAGAAATGCCCATTATGGATGGAATAACAGCTTTAAAAATTATAATGAAACAATCACCTTTGCCTGTAGTAATGCTTAGTAGTTTAACAAAAGAAGGAGCTGATGCTACATTAAATGCTTTAGAATTAGGAGCTGTAGACTTTATTACAAAGCCTAAAAATATTTTTAAAATGAATAATGATGATATAAAAAAACAGCTTATAGAAAAGATTAAAATGGCTTCTAAAGTAAATGTAAATTTAAACAATATTAATAATTTTAATGATGTTAAGCGTATATCAAGTTTTAATGTAGTATCTAGGGAAAATTCTCAAATCAAAAAAATTGTTGCAATAGGCACTTCAACTGGTGGGCCAAGGGCATTACAACATGTAATACCTTATTTGCCTAAAAACATTGCTGCAAGTATTTTAATTGTGCAGCATATGCCTGCAGGTTTTACAAAATCTTTAGCTGATAGATTAAATAATTTATCACAGATTAATGTAAAAGAAGCAGAGGATAATGAGATTTTGTTACCAGGATATGCATATATTGCTCCTGGAGGATATCATTTGAAAATAATAAAGACTGCAAATAAACATAAAATTAAACTTACAAAAGATACTCCAGTTTCTGGTCATAGACCTTCAGTAGATGTAATGATGAATTCTCTAGCACAGTTAAAGCTAAATAATTTGATCGGAGTGATTATGACAGGAATGGGATCAGATGGTGCTGAGGGAATGAAAAATATAAAATTGCAAAATGGTTATACAATAGCCCAAGATGAAGAAACGTGTGTTGTATACGGTATGCCAAAGTCTGCTATTAAATTAGGGTGTATTGATGAAGTTGTACCTATACAGGACATTGCGGCAACTATTACAAAAATCGTGGGGGTGTAG
- a CDS encoding flagellar brake protein: MRKTDLPDIGDKINIDLLDNKIISENKKLVSQIIDKIDDYSMLIATPIFQNVIIPISVGEIIKISYSKKSLGVYGFKAKIIGRKNVSDISYLKVKRIGEIFRVQRREFYRLEILLNTQIRTIEDGNEKTIYALTKDISGGGLRVISKEELKVGSFVQIKIENNDQPINVQGEILRCSQYEESNYNFEIGIVFKDISEKVREEIISFIFEYQRKMRKKGLI; the protein is encoded by the coding sequence ATGAGAAAAACAGATCTACCTGATATTGGAGATAAAATTAATATAGATCTGCTAGATAACAAAATAATTTCTGAAAATAAGAAATTAGTAAGCCAAATTATAGATAAAATTGATGATTATTCTATGCTTATTGCTACTCCAATATTCCAAAATGTTATTATACCTATTTCTGTTGGGGAGATAATAAAAATTAGTTATTCTAAAAAGAGCTTGGGAGTATATGGATTTAAGGCAAAGATAATAGGTAGAAAAAATGTCTCAGATATTTCTTATTTGAAGGTAAAAAGAATTGGCGAAATTTTTAGAGTACAAAGAAGAGAATTTTATAGACTAGAAATATTATTAAATACACAAATAAGAACTATTGAAGATGGAAACGAAAAAACTATTTATGCTTTGACAAAAGATATTAGTGGTGGAGGTTTAAGAGTAATCAGTAAAGAGGAGTTAAAAGTTGGAAGTTTTGTGCAAATAAAAATTGAAAATAATGATCAACCGATTAATGTTCAAGGAGAAATTTTAAGATGTTCACAATATGAAGAATCTAATTATAACTTTGAGATAGGGATAGTTTTTAAAGATATTAGTGAGAAAGTAAGAGAAGAAATAATATCCTTTATTTTTGAATATCAAAGAAAAATGAGAAAAAAAGGATTGATTTAG
- a CDS encoding MinD/ParA family protein gives MNDQAKKLREIVKNIKKQNRNESNVIFSERDTANEHTRVITVTSGKGGVGKSNFTINLGLALIKLGYKVTILDADLGLANVDVILGLIPKYTLAHVIRNEKTLEEIIIEGPEGIKLISGGSGLKELVDLTEEQINNLISNLRLLGKDTDFILIDTGAGINHSVLSFIEAASEIILVTTPEPTSITDAYAVLKNIVLNDKEKIIRVLINRAENNQEGLDIFNKLDMAAKRFLNINLQKLGVLYDDNLVSKSVKLQKPFLLSYPNSLVSKGVEMIASKLVNESNSNTFEVSGLKRFIHKFIYRYKKPI, from the coding sequence ATGAATGATCAAGCAAAAAAGCTTAGGGAGATTGTTAAAAATATAAAAAAACAAAATAGGAACGAAAGCAATGTTATATTTTCTGAAAGGGATACAGCGAATGAACATACTAGGGTTATAACTGTTACTAGTGGAAAAGGTGGTGTTGGGAAATCAAATTTTACTATTAATTTAGGACTAGCATTAATTAAACTTGGCTATAAAGTTACAATTTTGGATGCTGATTTGGGTCTGGCAAATGTTGATGTTATTTTAGGATTAATACCTAAATATACATTAGCACATGTTATTAGAAACGAGAAAACTTTAGAAGAAATAATTATAGAAGGGCCTGAAGGGATAAAATTAATATCTGGAGGTTCAGGACTAAAGGAATTAGTTGATTTGACCGAAGAACAAATAAATAACCTTATTAGTAACCTTAGACTTCTTGGTAAAGATACGGATTTTATTTTAATAGATACTGGTGCAGGAATTAATCATTCCGTGTTATCTTTTATAGAAGCTGCTAGTGAGATAATTTTAGTTACTACACCTGAACCTACGTCTATTACAGATGCGTATGCAGTGCTTAAAAATATAGTATTAAATGATAAAGAAAAAATAATAAGAGTATTAATCAATCGAGCTGAAAATAATCAGGAAGGATTAGATATTTTTAATAAATTAGATATGGCAGCAAAAAGATTTTTAAATATAAACTTGCAAAAATTAGGGGTTTTATATGATGATAATTTAGTATCAAAATCTGTAAAATTACAAAAACCGTTTCTATTGAGTTATCCAAATAGTTTAGTTAGTAAAGGTGTAGAAATGATTGCTTCTAAACTTGTGAATGAATCTAATTCAAATACTTTTGAAGTCAGTGGATTAAAAAGATTTATTCATAAATTTATTTATAGATATAAAAAACCAATTTAA
- the flhF gene encoding flagellar biosynthesis protein FlhF yields the protein MKVKRYIANNTQEAMLKVKMELGANAVILHSRKIKRPGITGFFKRPLIEMVAAIEENTEKKTNMQNEKRIIENHSEANKIEELQYQVGNIQNMLNNFINKMESTDKKNEFRRSELFEKYYNHLLDNNVEKSVVDKIMNIAKKQMSFSSENEEAINKAIKIIIREYLGDISPINENIVEQKRIVFVGPTGVGKTTTLAKLAAKLSIANNKSVGFITADTYRIAAVEQLRTYSEILGIPIKVIYEPEEIGAAIESYKDKDIILIDTAGRNHRALDQLEEIKKLISYIQNPDVFLVISAATGYKDTKSIIEAYKFMKDYHLLFTKLDETSAIGNILNTKILTGKNLSYVTTGQSVPDDIEVANPEKIADIIVGELHE from the coding sequence ATGAAGGTGAAAAGATATATAGCAAATAATACACAGGAAGCTATGTTAAAAGTAAAGATGGAGCTTGGAGCAAATGCTGTTATTTTACATTCTAGAAAAATTAAGCGACCTGGTATAACAGGTTTTTTTAAAAGGCCGCTTATAGAAATGGTTGCAGCTATAGAGGAAAACACTGAAAAAAAAACAAATATGCAAAATGAAAAAAGAATAATAGAGAATCATAGCGAAGCTAATAAGATTGAAGAATTGCAATACCAAGTAGGTAATATTCAAAACATGTTAAATAATTTTATTAATAAGATGGAAAGTACAGATAAGAAAAATGAATTTAGAAGATCTGAACTATTTGAAAAATATTATAATCATCTTTTAGATAATAATGTAGAAAAAAGCGTAGTAGATAAAATTATGAATATAGCAAAAAAACAAATGAGTTTCTCTAGTGAAAATGAAGAAGCAATAAACAAAGCAATAAAAATTATTATTCGAGAATATCTAGGAGATATTAGTCCAATCAATGAAAACATAGTAGAACAAAAAAGAATAGTTTTTGTAGGACCTACTGGTGTTGGGAAAACAACAACCCTAGCTAAACTAGCTGCAAAGCTGTCTATAGCAAATAATAAATCTGTTGGTTTTATTACTGCTGATACTTATAGAATTGCTGCAGTTGAGCAATTACGAACTTATAGCGAAATTTTAGGTATTCCAATAAAAGTGATATACGAACCTGAAGAAATTGGAGCTGCTATTGAAAGCTATAAAGATAAAGATATTATTTTAATAGATACAGCAGGACGGAATCATAGAGCCCTAGACCAATTAGAAGAAATAAAAAAACTTATAAGTTATATACAAAATCCAGATGTTTTCTTAGTGATTAGTGCTGCAACTGGATATAAAGATACAAAAAGTATAATTGAAGCTTATAAGTTTATGAAGGATTATCACCTATTATTTACCAAATTAGATGAAACAAGTGCTATTGGAAATATACTAAATACGAAAATATTAACAGGAAAAAATCTTTCTTATGTTACAACGGGACAAAGCGTTCCAGACGATATAGAGGTTGCAAATCCTGAAAAAATAGCAGATATAATTGTAGGTGAATTACATGAATGA